One genomic segment of Clostridium saccharoperbutylacetonicum N1-4(HMT) includes these proteins:
- a CDS encoding NAD(P)/FAD-dependent oxidoreductase, translating into MYDVAIIGAGVLGNSIFRELTKYNLKVVVLEKENDVSMGTSKANSAIVHAGYDPKEGTLMAKYNVAGNEMFEDLCKELSVPFKRNGSLILAFDEEDMQTVKELYENGCKIGVKGLKILSKAEVLEMEPNLNEEIKGALYAATGGIVGPFEYTIALAENAVQNGGEIKLKKEVVSIEKGDTFRITTQDGEVIEAKYVINAAGLYADKIHNLICKESFKIIPRSGEYFIMDKSQGNVVNHTIFQCPSKLGKGVLVTPTVHGNLLIGPDARDIDDKEDLGTVGEGLDSIRETSMRTTTKVNFRESIRNFAGLRANPDTGDFIVEENDGVKGFIDVAGMKSPGLSSAPAIALGVVDILEKAGCKLEKKENFIANREQVHFMELPAQEKAELIKKNPQYGRMICRCESITEGEIVDAIKRSFGVLSLDGIKRRCRPGMGRCQGGFCGPRVQEIIAREYKVPLESVVLEKDNSYILLGKTK; encoded by the coding sequence ATGTATGATGTAGCAATAATTGGAGCAGGAGTTCTTGGAAATTCGATATTTAGAGAATTAACTAAATATAATTTGAAGGTAGTTGTTTTAGAAAAAGAAAACGACGTTTCAATGGGAACAAGTAAAGCAAATTCAGCAATAGTACATGCTGGATATGATCCTAAAGAAGGTACTTTGATGGCAAAGTACAATGTAGCTGGAAATGAAATGTTTGAAGATTTATGTAAAGAATTGAGTGTACCATTTAAAAGAAATGGATCGCTAATTTTAGCTTTTGATGAAGAAGATATGCAAACTGTTAAAGAACTTTATGAAAATGGATGTAAGATAGGTGTAAAAGGTTTAAAAATATTAAGTAAAGCTGAAGTTTTAGAAATGGAACCAAATCTTAATGAAGAAATTAAAGGAGCATTATATGCAGCAACTGGTGGTATAGTTGGACCTTTTGAATATACAATTGCACTAGCTGAAAATGCAGTTCAAAATGGTGGAGAAATCAAATTGAAAAAAGAAGTGGTTTCAATAGAAAAAGGTGACACTTTTAGGATTACAACTCAAGATGGAGAAGTTATTGAAGCAAAATATGTTATAAATGCTGCTGGACTTTATGCAGATAAAATTCATAATTTAATTTGCAAAGAAAGCTTTAAGATAATTCCAAGAAGTGGTGAATACTTCATAATGGACAAGAGTCAAGGAAATGTAGTTAATCATACAATATTCCAATGTCCATCAAAGCTAGGAAAAGGTGTTTTAGTAACGCCAACAGTACACGGAAATTTATTGATTGGACCAGATGCTAGAGATATAGACGATAAAGAAGATTTAGGAACTGTTGGAGAAGGTTTAGATTCAATAAGAGAAACTTCAATGCGTACAACTACGAAAGTTAATTTTAGAGAAAGTATAAGAAATTTTGCTGGACTTCGTGCAAATCCAGATACAGGTGATTTTATAGTTGAAGAAAATGATGGAGTTAAAGGCTTTATTGATGTAGCAGGAATGAAGTCGCCAGGTCTTTCATCAGCACCAGCTATAGCTTTAGGTGTAGTGGATATATTAGAAAAAGCAGGTTGTAAATTAGAAAAGAAAGAAAACTTCATAGCGAATAGAGAACAAGTTCATTTTATGGAATTACCAGCACAAGAAAAGGCTGAGTTAATCAAGAAAAATCCACAATACGGAAGAATGATCTGTAGATGTGAAAGTATAACAGAAGGTGAAATTGTAGACGCAATAAAGAGAAGTTTTGGAGTCCTTTCTTTAGATGGAATAAAGAGAAGATGTAGACCAGGAATGGGAAGATGCCAAGGTGGCTTCTGTGGACCAAGAGTTCAAGAAATAATTGCAAGAGAGTATAAGGTTCCACTAGAAAGTGTTGTCTTAGAAAAAGATAATTCTTATATTTTATTAGGAAAAACTAAGTAG
- a CDS encoding YtxH domain-containing protein — translation MLLKNMICEIKKEKLRKQKEQRTKKIIGITASLAVTAISGVIGGLMMAPKSGKELREDIAKTATDANENLKKDIEVTKEKLSSGVNETRNKINSYLAAKKEKNDVLSEENEELKDKAIETEVVEEKIVE, via the coding sequence ATGTTGTTAAAAAATATGATATGTGAAATAAAAAAGGAAAAGCTTAGAAAACAAAAAGAACAAAGAACAAAAAAGATAATTGGAATCACTGCATCACTAGCAGTAACTGCAATAAGTGGTGTTATTGGAGGTTTGATGATGGCTCCTAAGTCTGGTAAAGAGCTTAGAGAAGATATAGCTAAAACAGCTACTGATGCTAACGAAAATTTAAAAAAAGATATAGAAGTTACAAAAGAAAAGCTATCTAGTGGTGTAAATGAAACAAGAAATAAAATTAATAGCTACCTAGCAGCAAAAAAAGAAAAGAACGATGTTTTATCTGAGGAAAATGAAGAATTAAAAGATAAAGCTATAGAAACAGAAGTAGTTGAAGAAAAAATAGTAGAATAG
- a CDS encoding helix-turn-helix domain-containing protein, whose product MNKFISIQMPIINSKFISNNLNYEEISPSAEMSDTIACYYRFFSKNSIKGSYTMPMIPDGCINILIDLNQDEIEKSISIIGPITSCANYEVTGNVNLLGIRILPGKFMSLTNVPMKSIVNKQLLLKDVINDFYKHIPKDYQEINENTLISSINDYSLEFLGNSNACKNETIIGSATKYIYDKKGQVSIEELAKAINYSSRNLGRISDSAIGLNLKLFCRIVRFQNTLYFIKNNANFDLKRVALENGYYDQSHLAKEFKFFCGVPPTVFI is encoded by the coding sequence ATGAATAAATTTATATCAATTCAAATGCCAATAATTAATTCTAAATTTATTTCAAACAATTTAAATTATGAGGAAATAAGTCCAAGTGCAGAAATGAGTGACACTATAGCCTGCTACTATAGGTTTTTTTCAAAAAATAGTATAAAGGGTAGTTATACTATGCCCATGATTCCCGATGGATGTATAAATATTTTAATAGACTTAAATCAAGATGAAATAGAGAAAAGTATATCCATAATTGGACCGATAACAAGTTGTGCTAATTATGAAGTGACTGGTAATGTAAATTTATTAGGAATAAGAATATTACCAGGTAAATTTATGAGTTTAACAAATGTTCCAATGAAATCGATTGTTAATAAACAACTTTTGCTGAAGGATGTAATTAATGACTTTTATAAACACATACCTAAGGATTATCAAGAAATTAACGAAAATACGCTAATTTCATCTATAAATGATTATAGTTTAGAGTTTTTAGGAAATTCAAATGCATGTAAAAATGAAACTATAATAGGAAGTGCAACAAAATATATTTATGATAAGAAGGGACAAGTATCCATAGAGGAATTGGCAAAAGCAATTAATTATAGTTCTAGGAATTTAGGTAGAATATCTGACAGTGCAATTGGTCTGAATCTAAAATTATTTTGTAGAATAGTTAGATTCCAAAATACACTTTATTTCATAAAAAATAATGCTAATTTTGATTTGAAACGTGTAGCATTAGAAAATGGATACTATGATCAATCGCATTTAGCCAAGGAATTTAAATTTTTTTGTGGTGTACCGCCAACTGTATTTATATAA
- a CDS encoding DUF1667 domain-containing protein gives MERELICISCPKGCHLKVDEEKLTVSGNSCPKGAEYGINEVTNPVRIVTSTVKVSGGEVPVVPVKTEKAIPKGLIMKCMEEINNITIKAPVMIGDIVVNNILETGVNVVATKNVYK, from the coding sequence ATGGAAAGAGAATTAATATGCATAAGCTGCCCAAAGGGGTGTCATTTAAAAGTTGATGAAGAAAAATTAACAGTCAGCGGAAATAGCTGTCCTAAAGGAGCAGAATACGGAATTAATGAAGTGACAAATCCAGTTAGAATAGTAACCTCAACCGTTAAGGTTAGTGGAGGAGAAGTGCCTGTAGTTCCAGTAAAAACTGAAAAGGCAATACCAAAAGGACTTATTATGAAGTGTATGGAGGAAATTAACAATATTACTATAAAAGCGCCTGTTATGATAGGAGATATAGTAGTTAATAATATACTTGAAACTGGTGTTAATGTTGTTGCGACAAAAAATGTATATAAATAA
- a CDS encoding NAD(P)/FAD-dependent oxidoreductase: protein MSYELIVVGGGPAGLAAAYEAYNNGIKKILILERDNELGGILNQCIHNGFGLHTFKEELTGPEYASRFIDMVKDTDIEVKLNTMVLEISKDKKVYAINSEEGYMELEAKAVILSMGCRERTRGAINIPGDRPAGVFSAGAAQRYINVEGYMPGKEVVILGSGDIGLIMARRMTLEGAKVKAVVELCPYSNGLNRNIVQCLNDYDIPLYLSHTVTDIVGKDRVEKVVIAKVGEDRKPIKGTEIEFEADTLLLSVGLIPENDISFNAGIEPDRRTNGLMVSESMETSVDGIFACGNVVHVHDLVDFVTEESKRTGISAARYIKNELKKDKYVNIKNGQNVNYTVPQRLNKEDVQDKLTIFMRVNNIYHDKALVVRSGDEVVARFKRAHLAPSEMEKVVLSKVLLDKINNDITISLEDGE, encoded by the coding sequence ATGAGTTATGAATTAATTGTAGTAGGTGGAGGACCAGCAGGCCTTGCCGCAGCATATGAGGCATATAATAATGGAATAAAAAAGATATTAATTTTAGAAAGAGATAATGAATTAGGTGGAATATTAAATCAATGTATTCATAATGGATTTGGACTTCATACATTCAAAGAAGAACTTACAGGTCCAGAATATGCAAGTAGATTTATTGATATGGTGAAAGATACGGACATAGAAGTTAAGTTAAACACTATGGTTTTAGAAATATCTAAAGACAAAAAAGTTTATGCTATAAATTCGGAAGAAGGTTATATGGAGCTTGAAGCCAAAGCTGTAATTCTTTCAATGGGATGCAGGGAAAGAACTAGAGGAGCTATAAATATACCAGGAGATAGACCAGCAGGTGTATTTAGTGCAGGTGCAGCTCAAAGATATATTAATGTAGAAGGATATATGCCAGGTAAAGAAGTTGTTATCCTAGGATCAGGAGATATTGGCCTTATAATGGCAAGAAGAATGACCCTTGAAGGAGCAAAGGTTAAAGCAGTTGTTGAACTATGTCCATATTCTAATGGTTTAAATAGAAATATAGTTCAATGTTTAAATGATTATGATATTCCACTATACTTATCACATACAGTTACAGATATTGTAGGAAAAGATAGAGTTGAAAAAGTTGTAATAGCAAAAGTAGGGGAAGATAGAAAACCTATTAAGGGAACTGAAATAGAATTTGAAGCAGATACCTTGCTATTATCAGTTGGATTGATTCCTGAAAATGATATATCCTTTAATGCAGGTATTGAACCAGATAGAAGAACAAATGGTTTAATGGTTAGTGAAAGTATGGAAACATCTGTAGATGGAATTTTTGCATGTGGTAATGTTGTTCATGTTCATGATTTAGTTGACTTTGTAACAGAAGAATCAAAGCGTACCGGTATTTCCGCAGCTAGATATATTAAAAATGAACTTAAAAAAGATAAATATGTAAATATAAAAAATGGACAAAATGTTAATTACACAGTCCCACAAAGATTAAATAAAGAAGATGTCCAAGATAAATTAACTATATTTATGAGAGTAAATAACATATATCACGATAAGGCTTTAGTAGTTAGAAGTGGTGATGAAGTTGTAGCTAGATTTAAGAGAGCTCATTTAGCACCATCAGAAATGGAAAAAGTAGTTTTGAGTAAAGTATTATTAGATAAAATTAATAATGATATTACAATATCATTAGAGGACGGTGAATAG